A DNA window from Bacteroides cellulosilyticus contains the following coding sequences:
- a CDS encoding glutamate synthase subunit beta has product MGNPKAFLNIPRQEAGYRPVHERITDFSQVEQTLNSHERKLQASRCMDCGVPFCHWACPLGNKQPEFQDALYKGKWREAYEVLTATNDFPEFTGRICPALCEKSCVLKLSCDEPVTIRENEAAIAEAAFREGYIVPIQPQRNGKRVAIIGAGPAGLSAACRLNTKGYEVTLFDSKPMPGGLLRYGIPNFKLDKAVIDRRMGVLEAEGIKFEMGVTVDVQKLPAGFDAYCICTGTPQARDLNIPGRELKGIYLALEMLSQQNHILDGETFPKDRLVNAKGKRVLVIGGGDTGSDCIGTSIRQGAVSVTQIEIMPQPPVGHNDATPWPQWPIVLKTTSSHEEGCTRRWSLASNQFIGKNGKVCGVEVEEVEWIPAQDGGRPTMKPTGKKEVIDADMVLLAMGFLKPEQPEFPENVFVAGDAARGASLVVHALADGRRVAERIDKYLN; this is encoded by the coding sequence ATGGGAAATCCAAAAGCATTCTTAAACATACCACGACAGGAAGCGGGATACCGTCCTGTCCACGAACGTATCACCGACTTCAGTCAGGTGGAGCAAACTTTAAACAGTCACGAACGCAAACTCCAGGCATCACGTTGCATGGATTGCGGTGTACCCTTCTGTCACTGGGCATGCCCGTTGGGCAATAAACAACCTGAATTTCAGGATGCACTTTATAAAGGTAAATGGCGCGAAGCATACGAAGTGCTCACCGCCACAAACGACTTCCCCGAATTTACCGGACGCATCTGTCCAGCACTTTGTGAAAAGTCGTGTGTACTGAAGCTTTCGTGTGATGAGCCTGTCACCATTCGTGAAAACGAGGCAGCTATTGCCGAAGCGGCTTTTCGCGAAGGTTACATCGTGCCCATTCAGCCCCAACGTAATGGAAAGCGGGTTGCCATCATCGGTGCAGGTCCTGCGGGACTCTCCGCTGCCTGCCGGCTGAATACTAAAGGCTATGAAGTGACTCTTTTTGACAGCAAACCCATGCCCGGCGGATTACTGCGCTATGGTATTCCTAATTTTAAACTCGATAAAGCAGTAATCGACCGCCGGATGGGAGTGCTTGAAGCCGAAGGCATCAAGTTCGAAATGGGCGTAACGGTAGATGTACAGAAACTCCCTGCCGGCTTTGATGCCTACTGCATCTGCACCGGGACGCCACAGGCACGTGACCTCAATATTCCCGGACGCGAACTGAAAGGTATTTATCTTGCCCTCGAAATGCTGTCCCAGCAAAATCATATCCTCGATGGAGAAACGTTCCCCAAAGACCGTCTGGTAAATGCCAAGGGCAAACGGGTTCTCGTCATCGGTGGCGGTGATACAGGATCGGATTGCATCGGTACGAGTATCCGCCAGGGAGCCGTGAGTGTGACACAGATTGAAATCATGCCACAGCCTCCCGTAGGTCATAATGACGCTACTCCTTGGCCGCAATGGCCCATTGTGCTGAAGACGACTTCAAGTCACGAAGAAGGTTGCACGCGTCGCTGGTCGCTGGCATCCAATCAGTTTATTGGCAAGAATGGAAAAGTCTGCGGTGTAGAGGTGGAAGAAGTGGAATGGATTCCGGCTCAGGATGGCGGACGCCCTACCATGAAGCCTACCGGAAAGAAGGAAGTGATAGACGCCGATATGGTACTTCTGGCCATGGGCTTCCTGAAACCGGAACAACCGGAATTTCCGGAAAATGTGTTCGTAGCAGGTGATGCGGCACGTGGCGCCAGCCTTGTGGTGCATGCACTGGCGGACGGACGGAGAGTGGCAGAACGGATAGACAAGTATTTAAATTAA
- a CDS encoding ABC transporter permease yields the protein MRRRNWTVPYALFLIIFVVMPLLLIVVYAFTDAEGAFTFANFRKFMMHPESINTFVYSIGIAVITTLVCLLLGYPAAYILSQKRFNTSQTMVVLFILPMWVNILIRTLATVALFDFLNLPLGEGALVFGMVYNFLPFMIYPIYNTLQKMDGSLIEAAQDLGATPVQVFGKVILPLSMPGIMSGVVMVFMPTVSTFAIAELLTMNNIKLFGTTVQENIYNGMWNYGAALSLIMLLLIGVTALFTNEDDSAQNESGGVI from the coding sequence ATGCGTCGCCGGAACTGGACAGTTCCCTACGCATTGTTTCTCATCATCTTCGTTGTGATGCCTCTGTTGCTCATTGTGGTTTATGCCTTCACCGATGCTGAAGGCGCATTCACGTTTGCCAACTTCCGCAAATTCATGATGCATCCCGAATCTATCAACACATTCGTCTACTCCATCGGAATAGCTGTCATCACGACTCTGGTATGCCTCCTGCTCGGTTATCCGGCTGCTTATATTCTCAGTCAGAAGCGCTTCAACACTTCCCAGACCATGGTTGTACTGTTCATCCTGCCTATGTGGGTGAACATCCTGATACGTACACTTGCCACGGTGGCATTGTTTGATTTCCTCAACCTGCCGCTGGGCGAAGGAGCTTTGGTATTCGGTATGGTCTACAACTTCCTGCCGTTCATGATATACCCTATCTACAATACGTTGCAGAAGATGGATGGCAGTCTGATAGAAGCAGCCCAAGACCTGGGAGCTACGCCTGTACAGGTATTCGGTAAAGTGATCCTCCCCCTTTCGATGCCCGGCATCATGAGTGGTGTGGTGATGGTTTTCATGCCCACGGTTTCCACCTTTGCCATTGCCGAGTTGCTGACGATGAACAACATCAAACTGTTCGGTACTACCGTACAAGAGAATATATATAACGGAATGTGGAACTATGGCGCTGCCTTGTCGCTCATCATGCTGTTGCTGATTGGCGTCACCGCCCTCTTTACCAACGAGGACGACAGTGCACAAAATGAAAGCGGAGGTGTGATATGA
- the gltB gene encoding glutamate synthase large subunit has translation MKKEELFNNKAKVQPYQRQPRQLGLYDAENEHDACGVGMLVNIHGGKSHELVESALKVLENMRHRGAEGADNKTGDGAGILLQIPHEFILLQGIPVPEKGKYGTGLLFLPKDEKDQGAILSIIIEEIEKEGLTLMHLRNVPTCPEILGESALANEPDIKQIFITGFAESETADRKLYLIRKRIENKVRKSDIATREDFYVVSLSTKNIIYKGMLSSLQLRGYFPDLTNPYFTSGIALVHSRFSTNTFPTWGLAQPFRLLAHNGEINTIRGNRGWMEARESVLSSPALGDIREIRPIIQPGMSDSASLDNVLEFLVMSGLSLPHAMAMLVPESFNEKNPISEDLKAFYEYHSILMEPWDGPAALLFSDGRFAGGMLDRNGLRPARYLITHNDMMVVASEVGVMDFEPGDIKEKGRLQPGKILLVDTEKGEIYYDEELKKQLAEAKPYRSWLATNRIELDELKSGRKVAHTVPDYERMLRTFGYSKEDVERLIVPMCTTGAEPINSMGNDTPLAVLSDKPQLLYNYFRQQFAQVTNPPIDPIREELVMSLTEYIGAVGMNILTPSESHCKMVRLNHPILSNAQLDILCNIRYKGFKTVKLPLLFEVAKGRAGLQEALTALCKQAEESVSEGVNYIVLSDRDVDATHAAIPSLLAVSAVHHHLISVGKRVQTALVVESGEIREVMHAALLLGFGASALNPYMAFAVIDKLVAKKEIQLDYATAEKKYIKSICKGLFKIMSKMGISTIRSYRGAKIFEAVGLSEELSNAYFGGLRSTIGGIRLDEVAHDAIAFHDTGFAAQVDGLLPNNGLYAFRKDGEKHAWNPETISTLQLATRLGSYKKFKEFTSLVDRKEAPIFLRDFLDFRRAPISIDKVEPVESIMHRFVTGAMSYGSISKEAHEAMAIAMNRIHGRSNTGEGGEDSARFTPREDGTSLRSAIKQVASGRFGVTTEYLMNADEIQIKVAQGAKPGEGGQLPGFKVDQVIAKTRHSIPGISLISPPPHHDIYSIEDLAQLIFDLKNVNPRAKISVKLVAESGVGTIAAGVAKAKADLIVISGAEGGTGASPASSIRYAGISPELGLSETQQTLVLNGLRGQVMLQVDGQLKTGRDIVLMAMLGAEEFGFATSALIVLGCVMMRKCHQNTCPVGVATQNEELRRRFHGRSEYLVNFFTFLAQEVREYLAEIGVERMDDIIGRTDLIIRKSENESPKQSLITFDKILARVDNGAAIRHTIDQQHGIDHVKDVEMLHAAAEALENQKEISLEYTIANTDRACGAMLSGTIAAKYGEAGLPEHTLNVKFKGSAGQSFGAFLVPGVNFKLEGEANDYLGKGLSGGRIAVLPPVRSNFQAEKNTIAGNTLLYGATSGEVYINGRVGERFAVRNSGAIAVVEGVGDHCCEYMTGGRVVVLGSTGRNFAAGMSGGVAYVWNKDGNFDYFCNMEMVELSLIEEASYRKELHELIRQHYLYTGSNLARTLLDDWNRYVDEFIQIVPIEYKKVLQEEQMRKLQQKIAEMQRDY, from the coding sequence ATGAAGAAAGAAGAACTTTTTAACAACAAAGCAAAAGTACAACCCTATCAACGACAGCCCAGGCAGTTGGGCTTGTATGATGCAGAAAACGAGCATGACGCTTGTGGTGTCGGTATGTTAGTGAACATCCACGGAGGCAAGTCACACGAACTGGTGGAGTCTGCATTGAAGGTGTTGGAGAACATGCGTCACCGGGGCGCCGAAGGTGCGGATAACAAAACCGGAGACGGTGCCGGCATCCTGCTGCAAATCCCGCACGAGTTTATTCTTTTGCAGGGTATTCCTGTCCCCGAGAAAGGGAAATACGGTACTGGCCTTCTCTTTCTGCCGAAAGATGAGAAAGACCAGGGTGCTATCTTAAGCATTATCATCGAAGAGATTGAAAAAGAAGGATTGACATTGATGCACCTGCGCAATGTGCCCACTTGTCCAGAAATTCTGGGAGAATCGGCACTTGCCAACGAACCGGATATCAAACAAATTTTCATCACCGGATTTGCGGAAAGCGAGACAGCCGACCGTAAACTCTATCTCATAAGAAAAAGAATAGAAAACAAAGTACGCAAATCGGATATTGCCACGCGCGAGGATTTCTACGTTGTCTCCCTATCCACGAAGAACATCATCTATAAAGGTATGCTCTCTTCACTGCAACTGCGAGGCTACTTCCCCGATCTGACAAACCCCTACTTCACCAGCGGCATAGCACTGGTGCACTCCCGCTTCAGTACCAACACCTTCCCTACCTGGGGACTGGCACAACCGTTCCGCCTCTTGGCTCACAACGGCGAAATCAACACCATCCGCGGCAACCGGGGTTGGATGGAAGCCCGTGAAAGTGTGCTCTCCTCTCCCGCTCTGGGCGACATCAGGGAGATACGCCCCATCATTCAGCCGGGGATGAGCGACAGTGCCTCACTAGACAATGTATTGGAATTCCTCGTTATGTCAGGCCTCAGCCTGCCGCATGCCATGGCCATGCTGGTGCCGGAATCTTTCAACGAAAAGAACCCCATCAGCGAAGATTTGAAAGCATTCTATGAATATCACTCTATCCTGATGGAACCGTGGGATGGCCCTGCCGCCCTGTTGTTCAGTGACGGACGTTTTGCAGGCGGTATGCTCGACCGTAACGGATTGCGTCCTGCACGCTATCTGATTACGCACAACGACATGATGGTAGTTGCCAGCGAAGTGGGCGTGATGGATTTCGAACCGGGAGACATCAAAGAAAAGGGACGCCTGCAACCGGGTAAGATACTGCTGGTAGATACCGAAAAAGGAGAAATCTACTACGACGAGGAATTGAAAAAACAGTTGGCTGAAGCCAAGCCTTACCGCAGTTGGCTGGCAACGAACCGCATCGAACTGGATGAGCTGAAAAGCGGCCGTAAGGTAGCGCACACTGTGCCCGATTACGAGAGGATGCTGCGTACCTTCGGCTATTCCAAGGAAGATGTGGAACGGCTCATCGTCCCTATGTGTACCACGGGTGCCGAGCCTATCAACTCAATGGGAAACGATACGCCGCTTGCCGTGCTTTCGGATAAGCCGCAACTACTGTACAACTACTTCCGCCAACAGTTTGCACAAGTCACCAATCCGCCTATCGACCCTATACGTGAGGAACTGGTAATGTCACTGACGGAATATATCGGCGCCGTGGGCATGAACATCCTAACACCCAGCGAAAGCCATTGTAAGATGGTGCGCCTCAACCATCCCATCCTGAGCAATGCACAACTGGATATTCTTTGCAACATCCGCTACAAAGGTTTCAAAACGGTGAAACTACCCTTGCTGTTTGAAGTGGCAAAGGGCCGTGCCGGATTGCAGGAAGCACTCACAGCACTTTGCAAGCAAGCGGAAGAGTCCGTCAGCGAAGGAGTGAACTACATTGTATTGAGCGACCGTGATGTAGATGCCACTCATGCGGCTATCCCCTCCCTACTGGCAGTAAGCGCAGTACACCACCACCTGATTTCGGTAGGAAAACGTGTACAGACGGCATTGGTAGTGGAAAGCGGCGAAATACGCGAGGTAATGCACGCGGCCCTGTTACTGGGATTTGGCGCCAGTGCCCTGAACCCTTACATGGCATTCGCCGTGATCGACAAGCTGGTGGCGAAGAAAGAAATCCAGTTGGATTATGCCACAGCCGAAAAGAAATATATCAAATCCATCTGCAAGGGATTATTCAAGATCATGAGTAAGATGGGTATCAGTACCATCCGCTCGTATCGGGGAGCGAAAATATTCGAAGCCGTAGGTTTGAGTGAAGAGCTCAGCAATGCTTATTTCGGCGGGTTGAGATCCACAATAGGCGGTATCCGGCTGGATGAAGTGGCACACGATGCAATCGCATTCCACGATACAGGTTTTGCCGCACAGGTAGACGGATTACTCCCCAACAACGGTTTGTATGCTTTCCGTAAAGACGGAGAAAAACATGCCTGGAACCCGGAAACCATTTCTACCTTGCAACTTGCCACACGCCTGGGCAGCTATAAGAAGTTCAAAGAATTCACCAGTCTGGTAGACAGAAAAGAAGCGCCTATCTTCCTGCGCGACTTCCTGGATTTCCGTCGTGCCCCCATTTCTATAGATAAGGTTGAACCGGTAGAAAGCATCATGCACCGCTTTGTGACGGGTGCCATGAGTTACGGATCTATCAGCAAAGAAGCGCATGAGGCAATGGCCATTGCCATGAACCGGATTCACGGACGCAGCAACACAGGTGAGGGAGGCGAAGACAGCGCACGCTTTACGCCCCGCGAAGACGGAACCAGTCTGCGTAGTGCCATCAAGCAGGTAGCTTCAGGACGTTTCGGCGTAACAACGGAATATCTGATGAACGCCGATGAAATACAAATCAAGGTGGCACAAGGGGCCAAACCGGGTGAAGGCGGTCAGTTGCCGGGCTTTAAAGTAGACCAGGTGATTGCGAAAACACGTCATTCCATTCCCGGCATTTCATTGATTTCTCCCCCGCCCCATCACGACATTTATTCCATCGAAGACCTGGCACAGTTGATCTTCGACCTGAAGAATGTAAATCCTCGTGCCAAGATCAGTGTGAAACTGGTAGCCGAAAGCGGTGTAGGAACCATTGCCGCCGGAGTGGCCAAAGCAAAAGCCGACCTTATTGTCATCTCCGGTGCGGAAGGTGGTACGGGCGCCTCTCCTGCCTCCAGTATCCGCTATGCCGGTATCTCTCCTGAACTGGGATTGAGTGAAACGCAACAAACTCTTGTACTGAACGGTCTGCGCGGGCAAGTGATGCTGCAAGTGGACGGGCAACTGAAAACCGGTCGTGACATCGTACTGATGGCGATGCTGGGTGCCGAAGAGTTCGGTTTTGCAACCAGCGCTTTGATTGTACTGGGCTGCGTCATGATGCGTAAATGCCATCAGAATACCTGCCCTGTGGGTGTGGCGACGCAAAACGAGGAACTTCGCCGGCGCTTCCACGGACGCAGCGAATATCTGGTGAACTTCTTCACTTTCCTGGCGCAGGAAGTGCGGGAGTATCTCGCAGAAATCGGTGTGGAACGTATGGATGATATCATCGGACGCACGGATCTTATTATCCGCAAGTCAGAAAACGAATCACCCAAGCAATCCCTGATTACTTTCGACAAAATACTGGCACGCGTCGATAATGGTGCAGCCATCCGCCACACTATCGACCAGCAACACGGCATCGACCACGTAAAAGACGTTGAAATGCTGCATGCCGCCGCCGAAGCTTTGGAAAATCAGAAAGAAATCTCACTGGAATATACCATTGCCAATACGGATCGTGCTTGCGGAGCCATGCTTTCGGGCACCATTGCCGCGAAGTACGGTGAAGCGGGATTGCCGGAACATACGTTGAACGTAAAGTTCAAAGGTTCTGCAGGACAAAGTTTCGGTGCCTTCCTTGTACCGGGTGTCAACTTCAAGCTGGAAGGTGAAGCGAACGATTACCTCGGCAAAGGTCTTTCGGGCGGACGGATTGCCGTGTTGCCTCCGGTACGCTCTAACTTCCAGGCCGAAAAGAATACGATTGCAGGAAATACCTTGCTCTATGGTGCAACTAGCGGTGAAGTTTACATCAATGGGCGCGTAGGCGAACGTTTTGCTGTCCGCAATTCCGGTGCCATTGCCGTAGTAGAGGGTGTAGGCGATCATTGTTGCGAGTACATGACGGGCGGTCGTGTGGTAGTCCTCGGTTCAACAGGGCGCAACTTCGCAGCCGGTATGTCGGGTGGTGTAGCTTATGTATGGAATAAGGATGGAAACTTCGATTATTTCTGTAACATGGAAATGGTAGAACTAAGCCTCATCGAAGAAGCATCCTATCGTAAGGAGTTGCACGAACTCATCCGTCAGCACTACCTCTATACAGGCTCCAATCTGGCACGCACCCTACTTGATGACTGGAACCGATATGTGGATGAGTTTATCCAGATAGTCCCCATCGAGTACAAGAAGGTACTACAAGAGGAGCAAATGCGGAAACTGCAACAGAAGATTGCAGAGATGCAGAGAGATTATTAG
- the potA gene encoding polyamine ABC transporter ATP-binding protein, which produces MQKSDCIIGVEHVSKYFGDKAVLNDVNLSVRKGEFVTILGPSGCGKTTLLRLIAGFQTASEGIITIAGKDITQTPPHQRPVNTVFQKYALFPHLNVYNNIAFGLKLKKMPEATIGKKVKQALRMVGMTDYEDRDVDSLSGGQQQRVAIARAIVNEPEVLLLDEPLAALDLKMRKDMQMELKEMHQKLGITFVYVTHDQEEALTLSDTIVVMSEGRIQQIGTPTDIYNEPINSFVADFIGESNILNGLMLQDKAVSFAGHEFECVDKGFGENTPVDVVIRPEDIYIFEPSAAAQLIGTVTSCIFKGVHYEMMVQTNEGYEFMVQDYHSFEAGREVGLLVKPFDIHVMKKERTCNSFEGKLIDTTHVEFLGYTFECAEVQDIEPGSFVLVEIDFRNVILEDNEEDGHLTGEVKFILYKGNHYHLTVFTDWDEDIFVDTTDVWDDGDRVGITIAPENIRIVAPAQTNGSIPIVESANKKGSAQ; this is translated from the coding sequence ATGCAAAAGTCTGACTGCATCATCGGTGTAGAGCACGTATCGAAATACTTCGGAGACAAAGCCGTACTGAATGATGTAAACCTCTCTGTCCGTAAGGGCGAATTTGTAACGATATTGGGCCCCTCCGGCTGCGGCAAGACTACTTTGTTGCGCCTGATAGCCGGTTTCCAGACCGCCTCGGAAGGTATCATCACCATTGCCGGAAAAGACATCACGCAAACACCGCCACACCAACGTCCGGTGAATACCGTCTTTCAGAAGTATGCCCTTTTCCCCCACCTCAACGTGTACAACAACATCGCTTTCGGACTGAAGCTCAAAAAGATGCCCGAAGCCACCATTGGCAAGAAAGTGAAACAAGCCCTCCGCATGGTAGGTATGACGGATTACGAAGACCGTGACGTCGATTCCCTCTCCGGCGGACAGCAGCAACGTGTTGCCATCGCCCGTGCCATCGTCAACGAACCCGAAGTGCTGTTACTGGACGAGCCCCTTGCCGCCCTCGACCTCAAAATGCGCAAAGACATGCAGATGGAGTTGAAAGAGATGCACCAGAAGCTCGGAATCACCTTCGTCTACGTCACCCACGACCAGGAAGAAGCCCTTACTCTGAGCGACACCATCGTCGTGATGAGCGAAGGCCGCATCCAGCAAATAGGCACCCCGACAGACATCTACAACGAACCTATCAACTCTTTCGTTGCCGATTTCATCGGAGAAAGTAACATCCTGAACGGCCTCATGCTTCAGGACAAAGCCGTATCCTTTGCCGGACACGAATTTGAATGTGTCGACAAGGGCTTTGGCGAAAACACTCCCGTCGATGTAGTCATCCGTCCCGAAGACATCTATATATTCGAGCCTTCTGCCGCCGCCCAACTGATAGGCACTGTCACCTCCTGCATCTTCAAAGGCGTGCATTACGAAATGATGGTACAGACTAATGAGGGCTACGAATTCATGGTGCAGGACTATCACAGTTTCGAAGCCGGACGGGAAGTCGGTCTGCTCGTGAAACCTTTCGACATTCACGTTATGAAGAAAGAACGCACCTGCAACAGCTTCGAAGGCAAGCTCATAGACACCACACACGTCGAATTCCTCGGTTATACCTTTGAGTGTGCCGAAGTGCAGGACATCGAACCTGGCAGTTTTGTCCTCGTAGAAATAGATTTTCGGAACGTCATCCTCGAAGATAACGAAGAAGACGGTCATCTGACGGGCGAAGTAAAATTCATCCTTTATAAAGGAAACCATTACCATCTCACCGTGTTTACCGATTGGGACGAGGATATCTTTGTAGACACCACTGACGTCTGGGACGACGGCGACCGTGTCGGCATCACCATCGCACCCGAAAATATACGAATTGTTGCACCGGCACAGACCAACGGTTCTATCCCTATTGTCGAATCTGCTAATAAGAAAGGAAGTGCTCAGTAA
- the asnB gene encoding asparagine synthase B: MCGIVGIFNIKSQSQELRNKALRMAQKIRHRGPDWSGIYVGGSAILAHERLSIVDPESGGQPLYSPDGKQILAVNGEIYNHREIRSRYAGKYAFRTGSDCEVILALYKDKGIHFLEELNGIFAFALYDEEADDYLIARDPIGVIPLYIGRDDQGHIYVGSELKALEGFCDTYEPFLPGHYFWGREGKMHRWYQRPWTDYAAVKANDTTARRATQPEINSVKLALEAAVQRQLMSDVPYGVLLSGGLDSSVISAIARKYARKRIETDNQSEAWWPQLHSFAVGLRGAPDLIKAREVAEYIGTVHHEINYTIQEGLDALRDVIYFIETYDVTTVRASTPMYLLARVIKSMGIKMVLSGEGADEVFGGYLYFHKAPTPQAFHEETIRKLSKLHLYDCLRANKSLSAWGVEGRVPFLDKEFLDVAMNLSPAVKMCPGKEVEKRIVREAFQDMLPQSVAWRQKEQFSDGVGYNWIDTLKAITSAAVTDHQMEHAAERFPINPPQNKEEYYYRSIFEEHFPSQSAARSVPSVPSVACSTAEALAWDATLQGKNDPSGRAVADVHEATYAR, translated from the coding sequence ATGTGTGGAATCGTAGGTATCTTCAATATCAAATCTCAATCCCAGGAATTGAGAAATAAGGCGCTTCGAATGGCGCAGAAAATCCGTCATCGCGGACCGGACTGGAGTGGTATTTATGTAGGCGGCAGTGCCATCCTGGCTCACGAACGTCTTTCTATCGTTGATCCGGAAAGTGGCGGACAACCTTTGTACTCTCCGGATGGCAAGCAAATCCTTGCCGTCAACGGTGAGATCTATAATCATCGGGAAATCCGTTCCCGCTACGCCGGCAAATATGCTTTCCGTACAGGATCAGATTGTGAAGTCATCCTCGCATTATATAAGGATAAAGGCATTCATTTCCTCGAAGAATTAAACGGTATCTTCGCCTTTGCCCTTTACGATGAGGAAGCAGACGATTATCTGATTGCCCGTGACCCTATCGGGGTAATCCCTCTTTATATCGGTCGTGACGACCAGGGACATATCTACGTCGGTAGCGAACTGAAAGCTCTCGAAGGTTTCTGTGATACCTACGAGCCTTTTCTGCCCGGACATTACTTCTGGGGACGTGAAGGAAAAATGCACCGTTGGTATCAACGTCCCTGGACCGATTATGCCGCCGTCAAAGCCAATGACACCACCGCCCGCCGGGCTACCCAACCAGAAATCAACAGCGTAAAACTCGCCCTTGAAGCTGCCGTGCAACGCCAGTTAATGTCCGATGTTCCTTACGGTGTTCTGCTCAGTGGTGGCCTCGACTCTTCCGTCATCTCCGCCATTGCCAGGAAGTATGCCCGCAAGCGCATTGAAACTGATAACCAGAGCGAAGCCTGGTGGCCTCAACTCCACTCCTTCGCCGTCGGCCTGCGCGGTGCACCGGATTTGATTAAAGCCCGTGAAGTGGCGGAATACATCGGCACTGTTCACCATGAAATCAATTATACCATTCAGGAAGGACTCGATGCCTTGCGTGATGTCATCTACTTTATCGAAACATACGATGTTACCACTGTGCGTGCCTCCACACCGATGTACCTGTTGGCACGTGTCATCAAGTCTATGGGTATCAAGATGGTGCTTAGTGGTGAAGGTGCCGATGAGGTTTTTGGTGGTTATCTCTACTTCCACAAAGCCCCCACACCGCAGGCTTTCCACGAAGAAACGATCCGTAAGCTCTCCAAATTGCACCTGTACGACTGTCTGCGTGCCAATAAGAGCCTTTCTGCCTGGGGTGTGGAAGGTCGTGTTCCCTTCCTCGATAAAGAATTCCTGGATGTAGCAATGAACCTCAGCCCTGCCGTCAAGATGTGTCCGGGCAAAGAAGTGGAGAAACGCATTGTGCGCGAAGCTTTTCAAGATATGCTTCCTCAAAGTGTTGCCTGGCGGCAAAAAGAGCAATTCTCCGATGGCGTCGGTTACAATTGGATTGATACATTGAAGGCCATTACTTCGGCCGCCGTCACCGACCATCAGATGGAACATGCCGCCGAACGGTTTCCCATCAATCCGCCACAGAATAAGGAGGAATATTACTATCGTAGCATTTTCGAAGAACACTTCCCCAGTCAGTCGGCTGCCCGAAGCGTGCCCAGTGTGCCGAGCGTGGCTTGCTCTACTGCTGAAGCACTCGCCTGGGATGCCACGTTGCAAGGGAAAAATGATCCGAGCGGACGGGCGGTGGCAGATGTGCACGAGGCAACGTATGCCAGGTAA
- a CDS encoding DUF3791 domain-containing protein, translating into MDFSVKDKIEYIVALISEFAKLHSLAPSQAYRYLDRYKAIDFIDKHYGIAHTQRFEDVISDITVYCQRFGGAIK; encoded by the coding sequence ATGGATTTTAGTGTTAAGGATAAAATAGAGTATATTGTAGCTCTGATTAGTGAGTTTGCTAAGCTACATTCGCTTGCTCCCAGTCAGGCATACCGTTATCTGGATCGGTATAAAGCTATTGATTTCATAGATAAACACTATGGTATTGCTCATACACAACGTTTTGAGGATGTAATATCAGATATTACGGTTTATTGTCAACGTTTTGGAGGGGCAATAAAATGA